In one window of Drosophila innubila isolate TH190305 chromosome 2L unlocalized genomic scaffold, UK_Dinn_1.0 4_B_2L, whole genome shotgun sequence DNA:
- the LOC117781952 gene encoding sodium bicarbonate cotransporter 3-like, translated as MPKQAQSQAQLKHIHVNGRLPKVITTDSSRPWNMNSSSGDDEAPKDPRTGGEDFTQQFTENDFEATPPAQRVQFILGEDVDDGSHVSHPLFSEMGMLVKEGDEIEWKETARWIKFEEDVEEGGNRWSSHVATLSLHSLFELRGLLANGTVMLDMEANNLEVVADLVCDHMVSGGTLPAGVKDKVKDALLRRHRHQHEYAKKSRLPIIRSLADMRKQSSSRSE; from the exons ATGCCGAAACAAGCCCAATCACAGGCACAACTCAAACATATTCATGTCAATGGCAGGTTGCCAAAAGTGATAACAACGGATAGCAGCAG ACCCTGGAATATGAACTCCTCAAGTGGGGACGATGAGGCGCCAAAGGATCCGCGAACAGGCGGTGAGGATTTTACTCAACAGTTTACAGAAAACGATTTCGAGG CAACGCCGCCCGCCCAACGCGTTCAGTTTATACTGGGCGAGGATGTGGACGATGGCTCGCATGTGTCGCACCCTCTGTTCTCAGAGATGGGCATGTTGGTAAAGGAAGGCGATGAAATTGAATGGAAGGAAACAGCACGTTGGATCAAGTTCGAAGAGGATGTCGAGGAAGGCGGCAATCGATGGTCAAGCCATGTAGCAACACTCTCGTTGCACTCACTATTCGAGCTTCGTGGTCTGTTGGCCAATGGCACCGTTATGCTCGATATGGAGGCGAATAATCTGGAGGTGGTCGCCGATTTGGTCTGCGATCATATGGTAAGCGGTGGCACACTGCCCGCCGGTGTCAAGGATAAGGTAAAGGATGCGTTACTTCGTCGCCATCGTCATCAGCATGAGTATGCAAAAAAGTCTCGACTGCCCATAATACGATCTCTGGCGGATATGCGTAAGCAATCGTCATCTAGAAGTGAGTAG